Proteins encoded together in one Chitinophaga lutea window:
- a CDS encoding winged helix-turn-helix transcriptional regulator, whose protein sequence is MKEKNVEKQSPMCSVDFAFRRIGGKYKGRILWYLHLNRVLRYGELRRHITDITPKMLSQTLRELEEDHLIHREVYHEVPPRVEYSLTDVGAELVPFINHLRMWGEQRMRKENIPMFQQGEPCA, encoded by the coding sequence ATGAAAGAAAAAAATGTTGAAAAACAGTCGCCCATGTGCTCGGTGGATTTTGCGTTCCGGCGGATCGGCGGCAAATACAAAGGCAGGATCCTGTGGTACCTCCACCTGAACCGCGTTTTGCGGTACGGTGAGCTGCGTCGCCATATTACCGACATCACCCCTAAAATGCTGTCGCAAACGCTGCGGGAATTGGAGGAAGACCACCTGATCCACCGGGAGGTATATCATGAGGTGCCGCCCCGGGTGGAATACTCCCTCACGGACGTGGGCGCCGAGCTGGTGCCGTTCATCAATCACCTGCGGATGTGGGGTGAGCAAAGGATGCGGAAGGAGAATATACCGATGTTCCAGCAGGGGGAGCCTTGTGCGTAG
- a CDS encoding M60 family metallopeptidase, with amino-acid sequence MKPKLFLLLLFTAATTWAHAQSSSEIAGIEKDLTVFDSPMATALKKKTKKKDIEAMQHPQLREAALAMLNGQYAPQYRLADYAAILTPTTLGRELMIGDGYSRYENMTGVYLPAGRHVVLVSNIAEGKSVGLVVPNWNRRAPEGIEPTKDPAGWGIVKQKFTLQNGVNIIDVKGFDGLAYVDYYSDTPDNEKPVRVHFVNAAVNGYFDISKHNNEDWNKLIDNAVYPIIDAKGAHIQIVYPAADCKKHAYGRGVELISNYDSLVYRQHRILGLIKYNKVPKNHILARVNYNYYMFRDGDGVAYMGTQPGNAMPLVVDPNRVIKGDPCWGFSHEVGHVHQVRPFFNWGGLGEVSNNIFSLYVTTSFGNKSRISEQKNYQKSRDSIINRKICYLQDKDVFNRLIPFWQLQLYFAGEGGNPDFYPDLFEAFRRQGEATRPAGQKQRAEGWGARGSNPAVHQLNFVKTACQVSKTDLSEFFDKYGFFYVGAFKYDDYGKYSYDMTQAMVDACKAEIAAMKLPKPKVDISGLED; translated from the coding sequence ATGAAACCAAAATTATTCCTGTTGCTGCTATTTACAGCGGCTACCACCTGGGCCCATGCCCAATCTTCCAGCGAGATCGCCGGCATCGAAAAAGACCTGACGGTTTTCGACAGCCCGATGGCGACGGCCCTCAAAAAGAAAACGAAGAAAAAAGACATTGAAGCCATGCAGCACCCGCAGCTGCGCGAGGCCGCACTGGCCATGCTGAACGGACAGTATGCCCCGCAGTACCGCCTGGCCGATTATGCCGCCATCCTCACTCCCACCACCCTGGGCCGGGAACTGATGATCGGCGACGGGTACAGCCGGTACGAAAATATGACCGGCGTGTATTTACCGGCAGGCCGCCACGTGGTGCTGGTGAGCAATATCGCCGAAGGGAAATCCGTGGGTCTGGTGGTGCCGAACTGGAACCGCCGCGCGCCGGAAGGCATCGAGCCCACGAAGGATCCCGCCGGCTGGGGCATCGTGAAACAAAAATTCACACTGCAGAACGGCGTGAACATCATTGACGTGAAAGGCTTCGACGGGCTGGCCTATGTCGATTATTATTCCGACACTCCGGACAATGAAAAACCCGTCAGGGTGCATTTCGTCAACGCAGCGGTGAACGGCTATTTCGACATCAGCAAACACAACAACGAAGACTGGAACAAACTCATCGATAACGCGGTGTACCCCATCATCGACGCCAAAGGCGCCCATATCCAGATCGTGTACCCGGCGGCCGACTGTAAAAAACATGCCTACGGCAGAGGCGTGGAGCTCATCAGCAACTACGATTCGCTGGTGTACCGCCAGCACCGCATCCTCGGCCTGATCAAATACAACAAGGTGCCGAAAAACCACATCCTGGCGCGCGTGAACTATAACTACTACATGTTCCGGGACGGCGACGGCGTGGCCTACATGGGCACCCAGCCGGGCAATGCCATGCCGCTGGTAGTAGACCCGAACCGCGTGATCAAAGGCGATCCATGCTGGGGCTTCAGTCATGAAGTAGGCCACGTGCACCAGGTGCGGCCCTTCTTCAACTGGGGCGGCCTCGGTGAAGTGAGCAACAACATTTTCTCGCTGTATGTCACCACCTCCTTCGGCAACAAAAGCCGGATTTCAGAGCAAAAGAACTACCAGAAGTCGCGCGACAGCATCATCAACAGGAAGATCTGCTACCTGCAGGACAAAGACGTGTTCAACCGCCTCATCCCGTTCTGGCAGCTGCAACTGTATTTCGCGGGCGAGGGCGGCAACCCCGACTTCTACCCCGACCTGTTTGAGGCCTTCCGCCGCCAGGGCGAAGCCACCCGGCCCGCCGGGCAAAAACAGCGCGCCGAAGGCTGGGGAGCCAGGGGCAGCAACCCCGCCGTACACCAGCTGAACTTCGTCAAAACCGCCTGCCAGGTGAGTAAAACGGACCTCAGCGAGTTTTTCGACAAGTATGGGTTCTTCTATGTGGGGGCGTTCAAATACGATGATTACGGCAAGTACAGCTATGATATGACGCAGGCCATGGTGGATGCCTGTAAAGCGGAGATTGCGGCAATGAAGCTGCCGAAGCCGAAAGTGGATATCAGCGGGTTGGAGGATTGA
- a CDS encoding GNAT family N-acetyltransferase, with protein MIIANSSSNDIEEIFRLYRLATDFQRTKNIVLWPEFERSLIETEIAENRQWKIVLDNEIACIWVTAFSDPQIWGKRNADPAVYIHRIATNPAFRGRNLVAVIVDWAKKHARENHKQFIRMDTVGENTALINYYKKCGFDFLGLVKLGDTDSLPGHYHDAEVSLFEINCAV; from the coding sequence GTGATCATAGCAAACAGCAGCAGCAACGATATCGAAGAAATTTTCAGATTATACCGTTTAGCTACCGATTTTCAGCGGACAAAAAACATTGTTCTCTGGCCGGAATTTGAAAGAAGCCTTATCGAAACCGAAATCGCGGAAAACAGGCAGTGGAAGATCGTATTAGACAATGAAATCGCCTGCATTTGGGTAACCGCTTTCAGCGATCCGCAGATCTGGGGAAAAAGAAATGCTGACCCGGCCGTATATATTCACCGTATCGCCACCAACCCGGCATTCAGAGGCAGGAACCTGGTGGCCGTCATTGTAGACTGGGCGAAAAAACATGCCCGGGAAAACCATAAGCAATTCATTAGAATGGACACGGTGGGAGAGAACACGGCATTGATCAATTATTATAAAAAATGCGGGTTTGATTTTCTGGGATTGGTAAAACTTGGCGATACAGACAGTCTTCCCGGTCACTATCACGATGCCGAAGTCAGTTTGTTTGAGATTAATTGTGCGGTGTGA
- a CDS encoding aspartate/glutamate racemase family protein, producing MKKIGLVGGISWVSTLDYYRFINEGVHEKLGGLNAAECIIYSLNFGDVQAVGWENSFGLLLNACESLKRSGVDGIVLCANTAHLFADQLQEAIQLPIIHIVAETAKAINKEGYKKAGLLGTRFTMEMDFYKDKLEAYGLEVLTPEKQETRDYIQYTVKEELGVGLINPETKVNYISIVKDLVDRGAECIILGCTEIPLLISQDDFTIPVFDTAKIHSRAIVDYIVS from the coding sequence ATGAAAAAAATCGGATTGGTAGGCGGAATAAGCTGGGTATCGACACTGGATTACTACAGGTTTATCAATGAGGGCGTACATGAAAAATTAGGCGGATTGAATGCAGCCGAATGTATCATATACTCTTTGAATTTCGGGGATGTGCAGGCTGTAGGTTGGGAGAATTCCTTCGGGCTACTATTGAATGCCTGTGAAAGCCTGAAAAGAAGCGGAGTGGACGGCATTGTGCTATGCGCCAATACCGCGCACCTTTTCGCAGATCAACTTCAGGAGGCGATCCAGCTGCCGATTATCCACATTGTTGCAGAAACTGCCAAAGCCATCAACAAAGAGGGCTATAAAAAAGCAGGCCTGCTGGGAACCAGGTTCACGATGGAAATGGATTTTTATAAAGACAAGCTTGAAGCGTACGGGCTTGAGGTGTTGACCCCCGAAAAGCAGGAAACAAGAGATTATATCCAGTACACGGTAAAAGAGGAACTGGGGGTTGGATTGATCAACCCCGAAACCAAGGTGAACTACATTTCAATTGTGAAAGACCTGGTCGACCGTGGTGCGGAATGTATCATTTTAGGCTGTACGGAAATCCCTCTACTGATAAGCCAGGACGATTTTACGATACCGGTTTTTGACACGGCTAAAATACATTCACGGGCCATTGTGGATTATATCGTTTCGTAA
- a CDS encoding efflux transporter outer membrane subunit: MMQYSKYLIAILTAASFAACKVGKDYRRPEVAVPAQFGRTAASDSTVSKASWRQFFPDPALQQLIGDALVNNFDLQVALKRIESASAYVKQAKAAMLPSVTANATANTTIPSKNSLNGLSLENFLKTNHIEDYNLGVGISWEIDIWGKIRRQKEAALATYLQSFEAAKAIQTGLVANVANSYFNLLMLDEQLRIARSNATLSDTIVQMIRMQKTAGDVTELAVQQAIIQQQAAELLIPQLEQAAAIQENAIRILMGQMPGPVARNTTLDRFKVWDDLSTGVPAAVISNRPDVKASELGLKAANANVGVAQGAMYPALSLTANGGLNAYEIGKWFSIPNSLFGTVAGNIAQPIFQQRRLKTQLEVAKVERDQAVILFRQSVTNAVREVSDALVQLDKLQEQQTIATSRLETTQKAVFNARLLFRSGLANYLEVISAQTSSLQAELAQADIRRQRLSAMVELYRSLGGGYQ; this comes from the coding sequence ATGATGCAATATTCAAAATATCTAATAGCTATACTCACGGCAGCTTCGTTTGCCGCCTGTAAGGTCGGAAAAGACTACAGGCGGCCCGAAGTGGCCGTACCGGCCCAGTTTGGCAGGACCGCCGCATCTGACAGTACGGTGTCCAAAGCCTCCTGGCGGCAGTTTTTCCCGGATCCCGCGCTGCAGCAGCTGATCGGTGACGCACTGGTGAACAACTTCGACCTGCAGGTGGCGCTCAAGCGCATCGAATCGGCCTCGGCCTACGTAAAACAGGCCAAAGCCGCCATGCTGCCGTCTGTAACGGCTAACGCCACCGCCAATACGACCATTCCTTCCAAAAACAGCCTGAACGGCCTGAGCCTGGAAAACTTCCTCAAAACGAACCATATCGAGGATTATAACCTGGGCGTAGGCATCAGCTGGGAAATAGACATATGGGGCAAAATCCGCCGCCAGAAGGAAGCCGCGCTGGCCACCTACCTCCAGTCGTTCGAAGCCGCCAAAGCCATCCAGACCGGCCTGGTGGCCAATGTGGCCAACAGCTACTTCAACCTGCTGATGCTCGACGAACAGCTTCGCATTGCCCGCAGCAACGCCACCCTGAGCGATACCATCGTACAGATGATCCGCATGCAGAAAACCGCCGGTGACGTAACGGAACTGGCTGTGCAGCAGGCCATCATACAGCAGCAGGCCGCGGAACTGCTGATCCCGCAGCTGGAACAGGCGGCCGCCATCCAGGAAAACGCCATCCGCATCCTGATGGGGCAGATGCCCGGCCCCGTGGCGCGCAACACCACGCTCGACCGCTTTAAGGTATGGGACGATCTTTCCACCGGCGTACCGGCTGCTGTGATCAGCAACCGCCCCGACGTGAAAGCTTCCGAACTGGGCCTGAAAGCCGCCAACGCCAACGTAGGCGTAGCGCAGGGCGCGATGTACCCGGCGCTGAGCCTCACCGCCAACGGCGGCCTCAACGCCTACGAGATCGGCAAATGGTTTTCCATTCCCAACTCGCTGTTCGGCACCGTGGCGGGCAATATCGCCCAGCCCATTTTCCAGCAGCGCCGCCTGAAAACGCAGCTGGAAGTGGCGAAAGTGGAACGCGACCAGGCAGTTATCCTCTTCCGCCAGTCGGTGACCAACGCCGTGCGCGAAGTGTCTGACGCCCTGGTGCAGCTCGACAAACTGCAGGAACAGCAAACCATTGCCACCTCCCGCCTCGAAACCACCCAAAAGGCCGTTTTCAATGCCCGCCTGCTTTTCCGCAGCGGCCTGGCGAACTACCTGGAAGTGATCTCGGCGCAGACCAGCAGCCTGCAGGCGGAACTGGCACAGGCGGACATCCGCCGCCAGCGCCTCTCTGCCATGGTGGAACTTTACCGTTCCCTGGGCGGCGGTTATCAGTAA
- a CDS encoding efflux RND transporter permease subunit encodes MLRTFILRPVLSTVVSIILLLLGIISYFALPVTLFPDIAPPSVTVTAVYPGANAEVVARSVANPIEEAVNGVENMTYMTSNSNNDGSMVLTVYFKQGTDPDIAAVNVQNRVSKATSQLPSEVVTAGISTQKVQNGFIMFMGLYSENPKEYDEKFLQNYIKINLIPQIQRVPGVAQAQIFGAKDYSMRVWLKPDRLAANNLAPQDVLSAIRDQNIESAPGRLGENSTETFEFVLKYKGKLSLNEDYENIVIKANSDGSMLRLKDVARIEFGSLNYGANNLLDGKPAAGFAIIQTAGSNANEILDNIEKLLVDFRATLPTGVKTEVMYNAKDFLDASIHQVRETLVIAFLLVFLVVYIFLQDFRSTLIPAIAVPVAILGTFFFLQLFGFSINLLTLFALVLAIGIVVDDAIVVVEAVHAKMEQTRWPARKATLKSMDEISGAVISITLVMMAVFIPVGFMQGPAGVFYRQFAFTLAIAIMISAINALTLSPALCALFLKPEHGEHGEKTGFGSRFFNAFNAGFRSMTNRYVKSLNFLIRRKAIAIGLLVIVTVGAFILARKTPTGFIPTEDQGFVLYALNTPPGSSLDRTHKSTQKIDEMLRQFPSVKHTWTVDGFNFISNAAASPYAAGFIRLKDKGERGDVENIDQITGMMYGPASQLKDASAFFFNFPTVQGFGNVSGFEFMLQDKQGRPLDQLGNNAWAFIGALMQRKEIGAAFTTFSAGNPQYRVEVDNFKAKQLGVSINDLMQTLQIYYGSSYVSDFNRFGKYYRVVAQADVPYRTDIHSLDGIYVKNVQSEMVPVKSLVTLKRVYGPETVTRNNMFNAVTINGTPKPGYSTGDAIKAIEETAKQALPNGYGYEWTGATREEISAGDQQIYIFLLSILFVYFLLAAQYESYVLPLAVILTIPTGILGVFAFIGFAGLDNNIYVQIGMIMLIGLLAKNAILIVEFAVQRRRNGMGLLESALAGARARLRPILMTSFAFIVGLIPLVFVQKGSAVGNHSIGYSAIGGMLTGVILGIFIIPVLYVIFQFLQEKITGRPGLRVYEEEMEAEMEEATV; translated from the coding sequence ATGTTAAGAACATTTATATTAAGGCCGGTCCTTTCTACGGTAGTGTCCATAATCCTGCTATTATTGGGCATCATATCATATTTTGCCCTGCCTGTTACGTTGTTTCCGGACATCGCGCCGCCCAGTGTGACGGTGACGGCCGTCTACCCCGGTGCCAACGCCGAAGTAGTGGCCCGTTCCGTAGCTAACCCGATAGAGGAAGCGGTGAACGGGGTGGAGAACATGACCTACATGACCTCCAACTCCAATAACGACGGCAGCATGGTGTTGACGGTCTATTTCAAACAGGGGACCGATCCGGATATCGCTGCCGTGAACGTGCAGAACAGGGTATCCAAAGCCACCAGCCAGCTACCCTCAGAGGTGGTAACGGCGGGTATCAGTACGCAGAAAGTACAGAACGGTTTCATCATGTTCATGGGGTTGTATAGTGAAAACCCCAAGGAATACGATGAGAAGTTTCTGCAGAACTATATCAAGATCAACCTGATTCCCCAGATTCAGCGTGTACCCGGTGTAGCCCAGGCGCAGATTTTCGGCGCCAAGGATTATTCCATGCGCGTCTGGTTAAAGCCCGACCGCCTGGCAGCCAATAACCTTGCGCCACAGGATGTATTGAGCGCGATCAGGGATCAGAATATCGAATCGGCCCCCGGCCGTTTGGGCGAAAACAGCACGGAAACCTTTGAATTTGTATTGAAATACAAGGGTAAGCTGAGCCTGAATGAAGACTATGAGAATATTGTCATTAAAGCCAACAGTGACGGATCCATGCTGCGCCTGAAAGATGTGGCCCGGATAGAGTTCGGGTCACTCAACTACGGCGCCAACAACCTGCTGGATGGAAAGCCTGCCGCAGGCTTTGCTATCATTCAGACAGCGGGCTCCAACGCCAATGAGATCCTCGATAACATAGAAAAACTGCTGGTGGATTTCAGAGCTACGCTCCCTACCGGCGTGAAAACGGAAGTGATGTACAACGCCAAGGACTTCCTCGACGCCTCCATACACCAGGTCCGTGAAACGCTCGTAATCGCATTTCTGCTGGTGTTCCTGGTGGTGTACATATTCCTGCAGGATTTCCGTTCTACGTTGATCCCTGCCATTGCGGTACCGGTGGCCATTTTAGGCACCTTCTTCTTCCTGCAGCTGTTTGGTTTCAGTATCAACCTGCTAACCCTGTTCGCGCTGGTGCTGGCAATCGGCATCGTGGTGGATGACGCGATTGTGGTGGTGGAAGCGGTGCACGCCAAGATGGAACAAACACGATGGCCGGCAAGGAAAGCCACGCTGAAGTCGATGGACGAAATATCAGGCGCCGTTATTTCCATTACCCTGGTAATGATGGCGGTATTCATACCCGTTGGTTTTATGCAGGGCCCCGCAGGCGTGTTCTACAGGCAATTCGCATTTACGCTGGCCATTGCTATCATGATCTCTGCGATTAATGCATTGACCCTGAGCCCCGCGTTGTGCGCCCTGTTCCTGAAACCTGAACACGGCGAGCATGGCGAGAAGACGGGATTCGGAAGCCGTTTCTTTAATGCCTTTAACGCCGGTTTCCGTTCCATGACGAACCGGTATGTCAAGAGCCTGAATTTCCTGATCCGCCGCAAGGCGATTGCCATCGGCCTCCTGGTGATCGTAACCGTCGGCGCTTTTATATTGGCCAGAAAAACACCTACCGGTTTTATTCCCACGGAAGACCAGGGCTTTGTATTATATGCCCTGAACACGCCTCCGGGCAGCTCTCTGGACAGAACGCACAAGTCTACCCAGAAAATAGACGAGATGCTTCGCCAGTTCCCATCCGTGAAACATACCTGGACGGTGGACGGCTTCAACTTCATCAGCAATGCCGCCGCATCTCCTTATGCCGCAGGCTTCATACGCCTCAAAGACAAAGGTGAAAGGGGAGATGTGGAGAATATCGACCAGATTACCGGAATGATGTACGGGCCGGCGAGCCAGCTGAAAGACGCCAGCGCCTTCTTCTTCAACTTCCCCACCGTGCAGGGCTTCGGTAACGTGAGCGGCTTTGAGTTCATGCTGCAGGACAAGCAGGGCCGCCCGCTTGACCAGCTGGGTAATAACGCATGGGCCTTTATCGGCGCGTTGATGCAGAGAAAAGAGATCGGCGCAGCCTTCACCACCTTCTCTGCGGGCAACCCCCAGTACAGGGTGGAAGTAGATAACTTCAAAGCCAAACAGTTAGGCGTATCCATCAACGACCTGATGCAGACCCTGCAGATATACTACGGTAGCAGCTATGTTTCGGACTTTAACCGTTTCGGAAAATACTATCGTGTGGTAGCACAGGCAGACGTACCCTATCGTACGGATATCCACTCGCTCGATGGCATTTACGTGAAGAATGTCCAGAGCGAGATGGTGCCGGTAAAATCACTGGTTACCCTCAAGCGTGTATACGGTCCTGAAACGGTGACGCGTAACAACATGTTCAATGCGGTGACTATCAACGGTACGCCCAAACCGGGTTATAGTACCGGCGATGCCATCAAGGCCATTGAAGAAACGGCAAAACAGGCTTTGCCCAATGGATATGGGTACGAATGGACCGGCGCGACCCGCGAAGAGATCAGCGCCGGCGACCAGCAGATCTACATCTTCCTGCTTAGTATCCTGTTCGTATACTTCCTGCTGGCAGCGCAATATGAAAGTTATGTATTGCCGCTCGCAGTTATCCTGACCATCCCCACAGGTATCCTGGGTGTATTCGCCTTCATCGGTTTTGCCGGTCTGGACAATAACATCTACGTACAGATCGGTATGATCATGTTGATAGGCCTGCTGGCGAAGAACGCCATCCTGATAGTGGAATTCGCCGTGCAGCGACGACGCAACGGCATGGGCCTGCTTGAATCGGCACTGGCCGGGGCGAGAGCCAGGCTGCGCCCCATCCTGATGACTTCATTTGCCTTCATCGTAGGTCTGATACCCCTGGTATTTGTGCAGAAGGGATCCGCGGTGGGTAACCATTCAATCGGTTATAGCGCTATCGGCGGTATGTTGACCGGTGTGATATTGGGCATATTTATTATTCCTGTGCTGTATGTGATATTCCAGTTCTTACAGGAAAAAATAACCGGCCGCCCCGGATTGAGGGTTTATGAAGAAGAGATGGAAGCAGAGATGGAAGAAGCAACTGTATAA
- a CDS encoding efflux RND transporter periplasmic adaptor subunit: MKLLLKKMITHKPLRYLPGILMLAVLLYGCSSPQAGPPQQGPPQLPVMVVTSAPATTYLEFPASLEGKVNVDVRPQVSGYLEKIFVDEGAYVKAGQPLFKIDPKVYAEQLNGASSNQLAAQANVEKAQVEVDRLAPLVASNVVSDVQLKTAKANYEVAKAALAQAKAAVGSARINVGYTLVTAPVSGYIGRIPYKVGALVSNIDAQPLTVLSEVREMYAYFSMSEADFITFKNNFPGKTIEEKLKNAPPVELILADNSSFAQKGKIGAIEGQFNKTTGAISFRATFPNADGVLRTGNTGKVRFAQEVPTAVTIPQEATFEIQDKVLVYTVADSNKVASRPIRIAGKTANLYFVSEGLKAGEKIVLSGTGSLRDGAVITPQLVPADSVLKSKPL; the protein is encoded by the coding sequence ATGAAACTATTACTGAAAAAAATGATCACACATAAGCCACTCCGTTACTTGCCCGGCATCCTGATGTTGGCTGTGTTATTATACGGCTGTTCATCTCCCCAGGCAGGTCCGCCCCAGCAAGGGCCCCCGCAGCTGCCGGTGATGGTGGTTACATCGGCCCCGGCTACCACTTACCTGGAATTTCCCGCTTCGCTGGAAGGAAAGGTGAATGTAGACGTGCGCCCGCAGGTATCCGGCTATCTGGAAAAGATATTTGTAGACGAAGGCGCCTATGTAAAAGCAGGGCAGCCGCTGTTTAAAATAGATCCGAAAGTATATGCTGAACAATTGAACGGTGCCAGTTCGAACCAGTTGGCAGCACAGGCTAACGTGGAAAAGGCGCAGGTGGAAGTGGACCGCCTGGCCCCCCTGGTTGCCAGCAACGTGGTTTCCGACGTGCAGTTAAAAACGGCCAAGGCAAACTACGAGGTAGCGAAAGCCGCATTGGCCCAGGCTAAAGCGGCGGTAGGCAGCGCGCGGATCAATGTAGGCTATACCCTGGTTACCGCACCCGTGAGCGGTTACATAGGAAGGATTCCTTACAAAGTAGGGGCCCTTGTAAGCAACATCGATGCCCAGCCTCTCACCGTGCTTTCCGAAGTACGTGAAATGTACGCTTACTTTTCAATGAGCGAAGCGGACTTCATCACATTCAAAAACAACTTCCCGGGTAAGACGATCGAAGAGAAGCTGAAGAATGCACCGCCCGTAGAGCTGATACTGGCGGATAACAGTTCGTTCGCCCAGAAAGGAAAAATAGGGGCGATAGAAGGTCAGTTCAATAAAACGACCGGCGCTATCAGTTTCCGTGCCACCTTCCCGAATGCCGATGGCGTACTCCGTACCGGCAACACAGGTAAAGTAAGATTCGCACAGGAAGTTCCCACCGCCGTTACGATACCGCAGGAAGCTACATTCGAGATCCAGGACAAGGTGCTGGTATATACCGTAGCCGATAGCAATAAAGTGGCAAGCCGGCCCATCAGGATCGCCGGAAAAACGGCCAACCTTTATTTTGTAAGCGAGGGCCTGAAAGCGGGCGAAAAGATCGTTCTGTCCGGAACGGGCAGTTTAAGGGACGGCGCTGTCATCACACCGCAGCTGGTACCGGCAGATAGTGTGCTCAAGTCAAAACCATTGTAA
- a CDS encoding helix-turn-helix domain-containing protein yields MQLTKTHHIPLIHLAESARDEGSQFLIQLANLRDIDWEGFDIPHRHDGYTIDILLKGSITQYIDFEKHTIHAPAVIMLDPEQIHQHDRSSDAEILALYFTRDFLITETLGVLSCWQCVFKDNVLQLEEGQLQELLAFARILLAEFRNDRPRKEAIIRNVLSAFIIACGRIARPETPEIYRPDNSMNSLGVQFKILVDEHFREKVQVSEYAEMLHVTPGHLNDTVKSTIGRSAKQIIDAKRIMEAKRLLFWQKHSVKQIAGELNFDDDAYFSRFFKKHTGQTPALFQKTIREKYN; encoded by the coding sequence ATGCAACTCACAAAAACGCACCATATTCCCCTTATCCATCTCGCGGAATCTGCCCGCGACGAGGGGTCGCAGTTTCTGATACAGCTGGCTAACCTCCGTGATATCGACTGGGAAGGGTTTGACATTCCGCACCGGCACGACGGGTATACCATCGACATACTTCTCAAAGGCAGCATTACCCAATATATCGATTTCGAAAAACATACCATTCACGCCCCGGCGGTGATCATGCTCGACCCCGAGCAGATCCACCAGCACGACCGCAGTTCCGACGCCGAGATACTGGCGTTGTATTTTACCCGTGACTTTCTCATTACAGAAACGCTGGGGGTATTGAGCTGCTGGCAATGCGTGTTCAAAGACAACGTGCTCCAGCTCGAAGAAGGCCAGCTGCAGGAGTTGCTCGCCTTTGCCCGGATACTGCTCGCCGAGTTCCGGAACGACCGGCCGCGCAAGGAGGCCATCATCCGCAACGTGCTCAGTGCGTTCATCATTGCCTGCGGGCGCATCGCCCGGCCCGAAACGCCCGAGATCTACCGGCCGGACAATAGCATGAACAGCCTCGGCGTACAGTTCAAGATCCTGGTCGACGAGCACTTCCGCGAGAAGGTGCAGGTATCCGAATATGCGGAAATGCTGCATGTAACGCCCGGGCACCTCAACGACACGGTAAAAAGTACCATCGGGCGCAGCGCCAAGCAGATCATAGACGCCAAACGCATCATGGAAGCCAAGCGTCTCCTGTTCTGGCAGAAACACTCCGTAAAGCAGATCGCGGGCGAGCTGAACTTCGACGACGACGCCTACTTTTCAAGATTCTTTAAAAAACATACGGGGCAGACCCCCGCATTGTTCCAAAAGACAATCCGCGAAAAGTACAATTAA